A genomic stretch from Lathyrus oleraceus cultivar Zhongwan6 chromosome 2, CAAS_Psat_ZW6_1.0, whole genome shotgun sequence includes:
- the LOC127123278 gene encoding uncharacterized protein LOC127123278, with translation MADCWGVLKDLKLTESLGLRKVEVNVDSELVLRAIQGESRNIPSCCALIIEITRLIKNHKLLIISHTFREANACVDALAKMGSMDKDSKSYTEIPGALVLLLEATKLISMIRS, from the coding sequence ATGGCTGATTGTTGGGGAGTGTTGAAAGATCTCAAGCTCACCGAGAGTTTAGGGTTGAGAAAAGTGGAAGTGAATGTAGACTCTGAGTTGGTGCTGAGAGCAATTCAAGGCGAGAGTCGAAACATTCCTAGTTGTTGTGCGTTGATTATAGAAATTACTAGgttaattaaaaatcataaacTGTTAATAATCTCACACACCTTTAGAGAGGCTaatgcttgtgttgatgcattaGCTAAAATGGGTTCTATGGATAAAGATTCTAAGAGCTACACCGAGATTCCCGGTGCGCTGGTGTTATTGTTGGAAGCGACAAAGCTAATTAGTATGATCCGCTCGTAG